Below is a window of Oxyura jamaicensis isolate SHBP4307 breed ruddy duck chromosome 10 unlocalized genomic scaffold, BPBGC_Ojam_1.0 oxy10_random_OJ74832, whole genome shotgun sequence DNA.
aggaaggaaggaaggaaggaaggaaggaaggaaggaaggaaggaagggaaagaataggaaagaaaaatgagaaggaaatgggaagggaggggagaaagaagaagaagagccCCATGGCCCCATGCCCGGTCCGCCCGGTGTGTGTCCGTCCCGCCGGGCGCTCCCCAGTGCCTTGGGCCAGGCCGCCCCGTCGGGGCCGCACCGCGTGTGCCGGTGCCGGCTGGGAGCTCGGGGCCGTCCCCGTGTCCCATCAGCTCGGCTTTAAAAAGCAGACACACACGCAGGCACGCACACACAAGGACCGCACTTCAAACAAGCAAAGTTGTGGTTTAAGTCCGCTCTGAGTATCAAATAAAGACTTAAGGGCGGTAACGATGACTCTGTTAAATATATGGTACTGAGCTGCACGAGCAGGAATTGATTAAAGCACCGAAATGAGCCCTCCCGGCGCTCCCCCCTCCGCCGCCGGGGCGGGAGGCTCCGCTCCGAGGGGAGCTCACGGCCGGGCCGCCCCGACGGCCCCACGGCCCCAGCGGCGGCGAGAGCCGGGGCACTGCGGGGCCTGGCGGGGCTGTCCCGAGCCCTTGGAGGCGTCCCGGTGCTCCCGGCGGTCCAACCGGGCCCGGGCGccgtcgggggggggggggcgcagcaCCCCGGGACCCCCGCTGCCGTGAGCCGGCACCGGAGGCTTTTTCACGCTGGGGCATTTTGCTGCGAGGTTCGCCCCTAAGAGTAATGGGGGAGAGCCCTTTAGGGAAGGAAAGATGCGGGCAGGGCTGCGGAGCGGTGGCCGGGACTCGCCTGAGATCCTCAATCACACCCCTGGGCGGGGGGTGGCGTGGCCAGGGACCCCCGCAATTGAGGCCGGGGGGCGTCGGTGAACCTTTCCTGGGGAAAAATGGATGCTGCTCTTCCCTACAAACTGGAGGGAGTGACTCATATTCGCTATCATGTTCGCTTTGGCAACTAACCGTTAAACGCGaggagatgaaatatttttaattacacgGTAACCTGTATGCAGATGTTGGCAGTGAAGAAGCTGACAAGGTTTCGATTAGACCCGTAACATCACCTCGCGTTGGCCTGGAAAGCAACCGCAGCCGTTTGTCTCGGTGGTGAAATGCTCTggatagttttgttttgttttattttacccCAAACGTTTCCTGAGACCATTAATTGCGTTTCAGGGCTATTTTTGCTTCAGTCGCCGCTACACCTTACCTTATGTATCCCTCGCTATAAGAAATTGCGACGTGGTTAATGTTGATATTGCCTAAATTCAGGGAGATGGAGAGGGGCTTAGGGATGGGGGAGTGATCggagaggcagcaggagtgCGGGACCCGGAGGTATTTTTTAGCGTAAAATAAAACGTGGAGGAGCTTCGGGCACCTCGGGAGAACGAACGGCGGTGAGTATCGGGTGGCTCTCGGGGAGGTGGTTCGGCGGCCCCAACTCCAGCACCAAAGCGTACAGAGGTGTGCGGGTTTAGTGCTGGGAAATAAACGCACGGGCTGTGGGAACTCTGAATTTTTAGGGGAAAAGCCCCGAGCCTGGCCGCTCCGCGGCCCGCGCACGCAGCGCACCAGGCACAGAAAAGTTTCCTGCGAGCCCGCCGAGTAACGTCGTTAGCCCTGGCCCACGGGGACACCCCGCGGGTGACCGTCctggggggggcaccgggaaacggacccccccggggccgtgcccggtcacggccccgctccccgctgcCGGGCGGGGGGCGAAAGGCTCTCGGcctccggccccggcccccgccgcccggaTCCCCTCGCACAGCCGGGACGCTGCTGTGGCCGCCCCGGGGGCACCGCCCGGCCGCCCCGGTGCTCCGCCGGCCCGGGGCAACCCCACCGCGCTCTGCCgcggcacggctcggcccggcccggcctcctGCCGCTCGGCGCCGCGCTCAGGCTGCGCGCTGCCCGGCTGGGCTCGGTGCCGTCAATGGGCGGACAATAGGCACAGCTGCCTGCGCCTCCCGGATAAAGGCACCTCGGCTAGcgaggggggcggcggggaggctctgcgcgccccctcccctcctcctcctggccttTCTTTCGGAGAAAATAATGGAAGGGACAGAACGGACCGGAACGGCCCCGCGGCGTGTCCGCTGGCAGGGCATGTGCCGGCCCTGAGGGGCCGGGCACGgcgcggggggctcggggcgcACGGCGGGGGCGCTGCCCTCGGTGGAACCGGAGCCGGGGGGGAAACCGGCCCCCTGCGGGCCCTCCCGCTGCCGGGATAACGGGAACTTTCCCCGNNNNNNNNNNNNNNNNNNNNNNNNNNNNNNNNNNNNNNNNNNNNNNNNNNNNNNNNNNNNNNNNNNNNNNNNNNNNNNNNNNNNNNNNNNNNNNNNNNNNggggggggggcgccgcgcGCATGCGCCGGGCCGGTGCGGTCGGGGCGCCGCGGCTGCAGCAGGAGCGGTGGCGGTGCGCGGGCGGGGAGCGCGCCGggagccatgggcaggggcgGCGAGGGACGCGGGCGCACACCCGGCGCGGCTGCGGAGCCCGTCCTGAGAGAGCGGGGGCCCTAGGAGCGACCCGACGCCGtcatccaaaaaaataaatttgaaaaaaaaaataaatccagtaaACCACCACCAAATTAATTGCAGGCGGCCaagcagcagcggcagcagcgccGAGCCCCTcccgcggccgcccccgccgccgccgtcccGCGGCCGCCGCCAGGACCCCGGGCCGCGCCGCAGATGGCCGTGCCGCCCGGCCGGCCGCACGCCCGGCGATGAACGCGCAGCTGGCGATGGAGAACATCGGCGACCTGCACGGGGTGAGCCACGAGCCGgtgcccgccgccgccgagctGCTGAGCGGCAGCCCCCACCACCGCGGCGCCGTGGCCCACCGCGGCGGGCAGCTGGCGGCCCACCCGCGCCCCATGGGCATGGCGGCCATCCTCGACGGCGGCgactaccaccaccaccaccggcCGCCCGAGCACGGGCTGAGCGGGCCCCTGCACCCCACCATGACCATGGCCTGCGAGACCCCCCCCGGCATGAGCATGAGCAGCACCTACACCACGCTGACCCCGCTGCAGCCGCTGCCTCCCATCTCGACGGTGTCGGACAAGttcccccaccaccaccaccaccaccatcaccaccaccacccccaccaGCGGATCCCGGGCAACGTGAGCGGCAGCTTCACGCTCATGCGGGACGAGAGGGGTCTGGCGTCCGTGAACAACCTCTACACCCCCTACCACAAGGATGTCGCCGGCATGGGGCAGAGCCTCTCTCCGCTGTCCGGGTCGGGCCTGGGCGGCATCCACAACTCCCAGCAAGGGCTGCCCCACTACGCTCACCCCGGCGCCGCCATGCCCGCCGAGAAAATGCTCACCCCGAACGGCTTCGAAGCCCACCACCCCGCCATGTTAGCCAGGCACGGCGACCAACACCTCACCCCCACCTCCGCCGGCATGGTGCCTATCAACGGGATCCCGCACCACCCCCATGCCCACCTGAACGCCCAGAGCCACGGGCAGATCCTGGGCTCTGCCAGGGAGCAAAACCCTTCTGTAACCGGTTCGCAGGTCAACAGTGGAAGTAATTCAGGGCAAATGGAAGAAATCAATACCAAAGAAGTAGCTCAGAGGATCACCACCGAGCTCAAGCGGTACAGCATCCCCCAGGCTATCTTCGCCCAGCGGGTGCTGTGCCGCTCTCAAGGGACCCTCTCGGACCTGCTGAGGAACCCCAAGCCCTGGAGCAAGCTCAAATCCGGCCGGGAGACCTTCCGCAGGATGTGGAAGTGGCTCCAGGAGCCGGAGTTTCAGCGGATGTCTGCTCTGCGGCTGGCAGGTGAGCCCGCTGCGGCCCGGGGGGGCCGGCGCTGAGCAGCGGCccgggccgccccgccgccctgcGCACAAAGCCGGCCCCGGCACCGGGCTCTTGCCCGGGCTCCcggaggggcggcggggggctcggtGTCCGCCGTGCTCCGGGGCCGGGCGCCGGCCCGATCGCTTCCTTCGCCGGCAggtgcggcggcggcgggctcGGCCGCGGGGAAGCGGCCCCGAAAGCCGGCGTGTGCGAGTCccgggcggcgcggcggggcggcccgCAGCCCGCCTGCCCGGAGGCTCGCCGTTACCTCCTTGTCCCCTTCCCAGCGCCGGGTTTGCGCGCACGCCGGCTGAGGCCGTCAGCAGCGGCAGGTCGAGGAGGAAACGTTCGGTTtggcggccgggccgggagcggggGCCCGGGCCGGGGCGCGGACAAATGCCGGGGGTCGCGGGGagccccgcgccgcgccgcccAGAGAGGAGCGAGCCACCGAGCCGCGGGTggtgcggcggggccggggccggggccggggccggctgCGGTCCGCGCCTGGGGTCGGTGCCCGGGGACGGCGATGTCCCCGCAAACGGAGCGAGCCTGGTGTGGGAGCGGCGGCTGGAGAGACGCGGCCAGAAACGCTGTCGGCCAGGGTCGTTAGattattatttgtttggaaCTGGTCACATTTAGCGCTAGCCCCTGGAGCTCGGCTTTCCTGCGGATGCCCCTGCCCGAGAGAAGCGATCCGGGTGCTGTCCCTGCCTTGCTCCAGGACCTCGAGACACCCCGGCGATTGCGGGGTCGGTGTGCTCCGGGGGCACGGCGGCGGTATTGTCTGCTCGGAGACCCGAAGGAGCAAAATGTGTTTCCGCCCTGTTTTGTACCCGTTCTCCTCCCGCCTCCTCCCCAGGCCTGCCAGCGTGTTCTCCCCGTGCAGAGCCCGAGTTTAATATGCCGTGAGTGAGGGTTTGTTAATTAAGTGATAGGTCTCCATTAATTTGTCCCTGGAGAACGCGAGACAGTCAATCCGACTTGGAGCCGGGGTCACTGATCCGTTTCGTAGACAAAAATAAGGGAAGGGCCaaatatctttcttctttcaaacgCACAAACGTCCCTGCGCCTCCGGCTGGCACGACGGTGGgaactgggggaactgggaACCGCTGCGTGGTGGGCTGGGACCCGGCTGGGCCCCGGCCGTGCCCGCAGCCTGGCTGCGGCCGAGCGGTGCCGGGAAGGGGACGCGGCGGGgatctctctcttcccctgtgcCGCGGCCGTCCCTGCCGGTGCCGGCTGGTGGAGGACGTTGCTCTCTTTGGCTTCCACTCCTGCGGAGTCAGTTTCAAAGGTCTGAGCTCGCAGAAAATGCCCGTTCCGCCTTCCTTTCTCAGCACCAGCCCCCGCCATGGGTAAAACCCTCGTCTCGCTGGTGCTAACCAAGAGAGGAGGACGGGGTTTGTGTTTCCGATACCCCCTTAACGATTGCTAAGGCGAACTTTCTTCGATTTGGCGTGTATTTTTACGACAATTCGGTCGAC
It encodes the following:
- the LOC118157764 gene encoding hepatocyte nuclear factor 6-like — protein: MNAQLAMENIGDLHGVSHEPVPAAAELLSGSPHHRGAVAHRGGQLAAHPRPMGMAAILDGGDYHHHHRPPEHGLSGPLHPTMTMACETPPGMSMSSTYTTLTPLQPLPPISTVSDKFPHHHHHHHHHHHPHQRIPGNVSGSFTLMRDERGLASVNNLYTPYHKDVAGMGQSLSPLSGSGLGGIHNSQQGLPHYAHPGAAMPAEKMLTPNGFEAHHPAMLARHGDQHLTPTSAGMVPINGIPHHPHAHLNAQSHGQILGSAREQNPSVTGSQVNSGSNSGQMEEINTKEVAQRITTELKRYSIPQAIFAQRVLCRSQGTLSDLLRNPKPWSKLKSGRETFRRMWKWLQEPEFQRMSALRLAGEPAAARGGRR